A stretch of Dyella sp. BiH032 DNA encodes these proteins:
- a CDS encoding response regulator transcription factor: MRILIAEDDPAIAAGVCASLRQSGHAVDHVNDGARADTALRDTPYDLLILDLGLPNLDGSEVLQRLRKRGAGMPVLVITAREGLRERVRVLDLGADDYLVKPFALAEFEARVRALLRRYTAQGAPELTIGRLRLDLPGHRAWVGDTPLELTAREFGLLEALAARPDRVTSRAQLVEALCNWDEELTDNGLDIAIYRLRRKLSGSGTQVRTIRGLGYLLEESKDGAE; encoded by the coding sequence ATGCGCATCCTGATCGCCGAGGACGATCCGGCCATCGCCGCCGGCGTGTGTGCATCGCTGCGCCAGAGCGGCCACGCCGTGGACCACGTGAACGATGGCGCCCGCGCCGATACCGCGCTGCGCGACACGCCTTACGACCTGCTGATCCTCGACCTGGGCCTGCCCAACCTGGACGGCAGCGAGGTGCTGCAGCGCCTGCGCAAGCGCGGCGCCGGCATGCCGGTGCTGGTGATCACCGCCCGCGAGGGCCTGCGCGAACGGGTCCGCGTGCTGGATCTCGGCGCCGACGATTACCTGGTGAAGCCCTTTGCCCTCGCCGAATTCGAAGCCCGCGTGCGCGCCCTGCTGCGGCGCTATACAGCCCAGGGCGCGCCCGAACTGACCATCGGACGGCTGCGCCTGGACCTGCCCGGTCACCGCGCCTGGGTAGGCGACACGCCGCTCGAACTGACGGCGCGCGAGTTCGGCCTGCTGGAGGCGCTTGCCGCCCGGCCGGACCGCGTCACCAGTCGCGCCCAGCTCGTCGAGGCGCTGTGCAACTGGGACGAGGAACTCACCGACAACGGGCTGGACATCGCGATCTACCGGCTGCGCCGCAAGCTCTCCGGTTCCGGCACGCAGGTGCGCACCATCCGCGGTCTCGGCTATCTGCTGGAGGAATCGAAGGACGGCGCCGAGTGA
- a CDS encoding ATP-binding protein — protein MSESQPWLYRLLEPDGRQSLRRRLLAFLLVPLMAMLFIESLITYTGALVYSNHVHDRDLAGGAETVARMLQMGLDGPLSEQARFLLQYDPEGHNNINYFSIASEHHGLLAGAGSLAPPSRLALSVNGEPKLFDAMIDRRRVRAASMVIDSVHEPGDTLTVTVAETLRDRRQRAREILLLSIPAQALLIAAVFVLVWFGVRIGLRQLDPLTARLAAREHDLAPIGDADVPVEILPLTRTIDGLFARLRGMLALQERFIADAAHQLRTPLAGLRVHVERAQSDPSPETVKDALGHILRLTLRATRTSTQLLALTRAQAPEMDGGAHTLLDLGRFIPDMLALRVHDALAAGVDLGYDGLPQPAWIDGDRTTLQELLDNLLDNALRYAGRGSMVTVAVAEDERGVTLSVEDNGPGVPPAFLARLGERFFRVPGSNEEGTGLGLAIVQRIAERHRAHVRYTAGNEGGLRVEVRFPPARTSKKDGDA, from the coding sequence GTGAGCGAATCCCAGCCCTGGCTGTACCGCCTGCTGGAGCCCGACGGCCGGCAGAGCCTGCGCCGTCGGCTGCTCGCGTTCCTGCTGGTGCCGTTGATGGCCATGCTCTTCATCGAGAGCCTGATCACCTACACCGGCGCGCTGGTCTATTCCAACCACGTGCACGACCGCGACCTGGCCGGCGGCGCGGAGACCGTGGCGCGCATGCTGCAGATGGGCCTGGACGGCCCGCTGTCCGAACAGGCGCGGTTCCTGCTGCAGTACGACCCCGAAGGCCACAACAACATCAATTACTTCAGCATCGCCAGCGAGCACCACGGCCTGCTCGCCGGCGCCGGCTCGTTGGCTCCGCCATCGCGGCTGGCGCTCTCCGTCAACGGCGAGCCCAAGCTGTTCGACGCCATGATCGACCGCCGGCGCGTGCGCGCGGCCAGCATGGTGATCGACAGCGTGCACGAACCGGGCGACACGCTCACCGTGACCGTCGCCGAAACCCTGCGCGACCGCCGCCAGCGCGCGCGGGAAATCCTGCTGCTGAGCATTCCCGCGCAGGCCCTACTCATCGCCGCGGTATTCGTGCTGGTGTGGTTCGGCGTGCGCATCGGCCTGCGCCAGCTCGACCCTCTCACGGCACGGCTGGCCGCGCGCGAACACGACCTGGCGCCGATCGGCGACGCCGACGTGCCGGTGGAAATCCTGCCGCTCACCCGCACCATCGACGGCCTGTTCGCGCGCCTGCGGGGCATGCTTGCGCTGCAGGAACGCTTCATTGCCGATGCCGCGCACCAGTTGCGCACGCCGCTGGCGGGCCTGCGCGTGCACGTCGAGCGCGCGCAGAGCGATCCCTCGCCGGAGACAGTGAAGGACGCGCTGGGCCATATCCTGCGCCTGACCCTGCGCGCCACGCGCACATCCACGCAGCTGCTCGCGCTCACGCGCGCGCAGGCGCCGGAGATGGACGGCGGGGCGCATACCCTGCTCGATCTGGGCCGCTTCATACCGGACATGCTGGCCTTGCGCGTACACGACGCCCTGGCCGCCGGTGTGGACCTCGGCTACGACGGCCTGCCGCAACCGGCCTGGATCGACGGCGACCGCACCACCTTGCAGGAACTGCTGGACAACCTGCTGGACAACGCGCTGCGCTACGCCGGCCGCGGCAGCATGGTGACCGTGGCCGTCGCCGAGGACGAACGCGGCGTCACGCTCAGCGTCGAAGACAACGGCCCCGGCGTGCCGCCGGCCTTCCTCGCGCGACTGGGCGAACGCTTCTTCCGGGTACCGGGCAGCAATGAGGAAGGCACCGGCCTGGGCCTGGCCATCGTGCAGCGCATCGCCGAGCGCCATCGCGCGCACGTGCGCTATACCGCCGGCAACGAAGGCGGCCTGCGCGTGGAAGTGCGCTTCCCGCCGGCACGAACCTCCAAAAAAGACGGCGACGCATGA
- a CDS encoding aminotransferase class III-fold pyridoxal phosphate-dependent enzyme, protein MNAYDPNAATGVIPDAQLLADEAQYSSFGDTVHYVDPPKIFRHGQGSWMYDTAGVPFLDLQMWYSAVNFGYGNKRLNDTLKAQIDLLPQVASQYLHQTRIELAKTIAVDAQQKFGLKGRVHFNVGGAQAVEDSLKLVRNYKNGKSLMFAFEGGYHGRTLGASSITSSYRYRRRFGHFGERAMFVPFPYPFRRPKGMTPDEYSDACVRQFERLFETEYNGVWDPKVNQAEYAAFYVEPIQGTGGYVVPPRQFFKDLKKVLDKYGILMVVDEIQMGFWRTGKLWSIEHFGVTPDVLVFGKALTNGLNPLSGLWAREEMINPEIFPPGSTHSTFNSNPLGTSLGLEVIRMGYELDYEKTVPVKGAHFLDGLRDLQKRHKEIGDVDGLGLALRAEICTEDGFTPNKALLDKMVDIGLAGDLEHKGKKIGLVLDVGGWYKNVITFAPSLDITHEEIDLAVALLDQLLTKAKKAL, encoded by the coding sequence ATGAACGCTTACGATCCCAACGCCGCCACCGGCGTGATCCCTGATGCGCAGCTGCTCGCCGACGAAGCGCAGTACAGCTCCTTCGGCGACACCGTGCATTACGTCGACCCGCCGAAAATCTTCCGCCACGGCCAGGGCAGCTGGATGTACGACACCGCCGGCGTGCCGTTCCTGGACCTGCAGATGTGGTACTCGGCGGTCAATTTCGGCTACGGCAACAAGCGCCTCAACGACACGCTGAAGGCGCAGATCGACCTGCTGCCGCAGGTGGCCAGCCAGTACCTGCACCAGACCCGCATCGAGCTGGCCAAGACGATCGCCGTCGACGCGCAGCAGAAGTTCGGTCTGAAGGGCCGCGTGCACTTCAATGTGGGCGGCGCGCAGGCGGTCGAGGATTCGCTCAAGCTGGTGCGCAACTACAAGAACGGCAAGAGCCTGATGTTCGCCTTCGAAGGCGGCTATCACGGCCGTACGCTGGGCGCCTCGTCCATCACCTCCAGCTACCGCTATCGCCGCCGCTTCGGCCATTTCGGCGAGCGCGCGATGTTCGTCCCGTTCCCGTATCCGTTCCGCCGCCCGAAGGGCATGACGCCGGACGAGTACTCCGACGCCTGCGTGCGCCAGTTCGAGCGCCTGTTCGAAACCGAGTACAACGGCGTGTGGGACCCGAAGGTCAACCAGGCCGAATACGCCGCCTTCTACGTGGAGCCGATCCAGGGTACGGGCGGCTACGTGGTGCCGCCGCGCCAGTTCTTCAAAGACCTCAAGAAGGTGCTGGACAAGTACGGCATCCTGATGGTGGTCGATGAGATCCAGATGGGCTTCTGGCGCACCGGCAAGCTGTGGTCGATCGAGCACTTCGGCGTGACGCCGGACGTGCTGGTGTTCGGCAAGGCGCTGACCAACGGCCTGAACCCGCTGTCGGGCCTGTGGGCGCGCGAGGAGATGATCAATCCGGAGATCTTCCCGCCGGGTTCCACGCATTCCACCTTCAACTCCAATCCGCTCGGCACCTCGCTCGGCCTCGAAGTCATCCGGATGGGCTATGAGCTGGACTACGAGAAGACCGTGCCGGTGAAGGGCGCGCATTTCCTCGACGGCCTGCGCGACCTGCAGAAGCGCCACAAGGAAATCGGCGACGTCGACGGCCTGGGCCTCGCGCTGCGCGCGGAGATCTGCACCGAGGACGGCTTCACCCCGAACAAGGCGCTGCTGGACAAGATGGTCGACATCGGCCTGGCCGGCGACCTGGAGCACAAGGGCAAGAAGATCGGCCTCGTGCTCGACGTGGGCGGCTGGTACAAGAACGTGATCACCTTCGCGCCGTCGCTGGACATCACGCACGAAGAGATCGACCTGGCCGTCGCGCTGCTCGACCAGCTGCTGACCAAGGCCAAGAAGGCGCTGTAA
- a CDS encoding MtnX-like HAD-IB family phosphatase has translation MTAWNILCDFDGTISVEDVIDSLLDRFGRPGWEALEQDWRAGRIGSRECMSGQVALLDMSREQLDKHLEGLWIDHAFPAFVAKTREFGTPIRVVSDGLDYAIHQILGRYGLDGLPLAANHLAPAEPPRQWQLTSPFQAEGCRSGTCKCACVAQARSGGAKTLLIGDGASDFCAADRVDFVFAKHRLIEHCRAAGIPYVPITGFDDALELLPRLLDGSLLAEHARPAPAVAAG, from the coding sequence GTGACGGCATGGAACATCCTCTGCGACTTCGACGGCACCATCTCCGTCGAGGACGTGATCGATTCGCTGCTGGACCGTTTCGGCCGTCCCGGCTGGGAAGCGCTGGAGCAGGACTGGCGCGCCGGCCGCATCGGCTCGCGCGAGTGCATGAGCGGCCAGGTCGCCCTGCTGGACATGAGCCGCGAGCAACTGGACAAGCATCTGGAAGGCCTGTGGATCGACCACGCCTTTCCGGCCTTCGTGGCCAAGACGCGTGAGTTCGGCACGCCGATCCGCGTCGTCAGCGACGGGCTGGACTACGCCATCCATCAGATCCTCGGCCGCTACGGGCTGGACGGCCTGCCGCTGGCCGCCAACCACCTGGCTCCGGCGGAGCCGCCGCGCCAGTGGCAGCTGACTTCGCCGTTCCAGGCCGAAGGCTGCCGCAGCGGTACCTGCAAGTGCGCGTGCGTGGCGCAGGCTCGCAGCGGCGGCGCCAAGACGTTGCTGATCGGCGACGGTGCCTCCGATTTCTGCGCGGCGGACCGCGTGGACTTCGTGTTCGCCAAGCACCGCCTGATCGAGCATTGCCGCGCGGCCGGCATCCCGTATGTACCGATCACCGGCTTCGACGATGCGCTGGAGCTGCTGCCCCGCCTGCTGGACGGCAGCCTGCTCGCCGAGCACGCGCGCCCGGCACCGGCTGTCGCGGCGGGCTGA
- a CDS encoding TolC family protein yields MSSSAIHPSNDRTGTAARRAAVLLCAAIGVALAGCSVEPLPALKPPLPDAWRHAPQGVAPPAADLRRWWQALGDPALDGLIDRALRGNLDVAQAAERLKAARLIGGHAKDAYLPNVHGRTNDVVNPDTSASYFMVGFDASWEFPLFGAWQSTRRIADGQVGAAQAALRGAQVSLVAEVTRRWVELRSAQRQEGLLTAIRDAQQEKLRLLRTRVDLKLAPPAEAARAEADLARAEAALAEPRQAINANAQQLAVLLGQNEPDPAWLEPGAQPRLGDWQLTAAPADLLRTRPEIAGAEAEVIRAAGELGMSRADIYPHIGFGSSMQWSINIATNHRARNHEGIFSAGPVIDIPLFDWGQRVATAHAKDHDLNAALFAYRQAVLQGVAEAEVAMGDLEQLRGREQALAQAAQASGGGVAATRKRAELGLGSGLDLQDSLIDSHRAELELAAAIAQRDLAYVSLYKALGGAPMPEPPPSRSTD; encoded by the coding sequence GTGTCCTCATCCGCCATCCACCCGTCGAACGACCGCACCGGCACGGCGGCCAGGCGCGCAGCGGTCCTGCTGTGCGCGGCCATCGGCGTCGCGCTGGCGGGCTGCTCGGTGGAGCCGCTGCCCGCGCTCAAGCCCCCTCTGCCCGATGCCTGGCGCCATGCGCCGCAGGGTGTCGCGCCGCCGGCGGCCGACCTGCGCAGATGGTGGCAGGCGCTGGGCGATCCGGCGCTGGACGGGCTCATCGACCGCGCGCTGCGCGGCAATCTCGACGTGGCCCAGGCCGCGGAGCGCCTGAAGGCCGCGCGGCTGATCGGAGGCCACGCCAAAGATGCCTACCTGCCCAACGTGCATGGCCGCACCAACGACGTGGTGAACCCGGACACCAGCGCGTCCTATTTCATGGTGGGCTTCGACGCCAGCTGGGAGTTCCCCTTGTTCGGCGCCTGGCAGAGCACCCGGCGCATCGCCGACGGACAGGTCGGCGCGGCCCAGGCCGCGCTGCGCGGCGCGCAGGTGTCGCTGGTGGCCGAAGTCACGCGCCGCTGGGTGGAACTGCGTTCCGCGCAGCGACAGGAAGGCCTGCTGACGGCCATCCGCGATGCGCAACAGGAAAAGCTGCGCCTGCTGCGCACGCGGGTGGATCTGAAGCTCGCACCGCCCGCCGAGGCGGCCCGCGCCGAAGCCGACCTGGCCCGGGCCGAAGCCGCCCTGGCCGAGCCGCGCCAGGCGATCAACGCCAACGCGCAGCAGCTGGCCGTGCTGCTGGGTCAGAACGAACCCGATCCGGCCTGGCTGGAGCCCGGCGCGCAACCGCGGCTCGGCGACTGGCAGCTCACCGCGGCACCCGCCGATCTGCTGCGCACGCGCCCGGAAATCGCCGGCGCCGAGGCCGAGGTGATCCGCGCCGCCGGCGAACTGGGCATGAGCCGCGCGGACATCTATCCGCACATCGGCTTCGGTTCGTCCATGCAGTGGTCGATCAACATCGCGACCAACCACCGCGCGCGCAACCACGAAGGCATTTTCTCCGCCGGCCCGGTGATCGACATCCCGCTGTTCGACTGGGGCCAGCGCGTCGCCACCGCGCACGCCAAGGACCACGACTTGAACGCCGCGCTGTTCGCCTATCGCCAGGCGGTGCTGCAGGGCGTGGCCGAAGCGGAAGTGGCCATGGGCGACCTGGAGCAGCTGCGCGGACGCGAGCAGGCGCTCGCGCAGGCGGCGCAGGCCTCCGGCGGCGGCGTCGCGGCGACGCGCAAGCGCGCGGAACTCGGCCTGGGCAGCGGCCTGGACCTGCAGGACAGCCTCATCGACAGTCACCGGGCCGAACTCGAGCTCGCGGCCGCGATCGCGCAGCGCGACCTGGCCTACGTCTCGCTCTACAAGGCGCTGGGCGGCGCGCCCATGCCGGAGCCGCCGCCGTCGAGGAGCACCGACTGA
- a CDS encoding ABC transporter permease produces MVALARKTLIYEWRRFLPAILAVGFAGLLQLLQAALVLGIFGSASVYITGSSADLWAGYPGTQSVNLGRPVDVGVEMRLRMDPAVTQVEPFHWVDADWRGPHDTGGVSVFVSGIDARPGGMMFAHALPPELRARLNEPDAVIVDRADLGSLGVSVGENAVINGHRVRVAGVSNGLRALGGVNVVASLATAAELDTDPANANRMTYFVAKLRDPAQADAVAERLRGATSFGSYDVWTARDFARRSQLYWMFDTGAGAGVLFLAGIVFLVGAVITSQTLVAAVIGSVREYATLNALGVGVGALRKVVMEQAFWVGAIGLVGSAVLGGIFFAFARSRSVPVALDPLTTLACLLLGMGLAIVSGLAAMRSLRRADPASLLR; encoded by the coding sequence ATGGTGGCGCTCGCCCGCAAGACGCTGATCTACGAATGGCGCCGCTTCCTGCCGGCCATCCTCGCGGTGGGTTTCGCCGGCCTGCTGCAGTTGCTCCAGGCCGCTCTGGTGCTGGGCATCTTCGGCAGCGCCAGCGTGTACATCACCGGCTCGTCCGCCGATCTCTGGGCGGGCTACCCGGGCACGCAAAGCGTGAACCTCGGGCGCCCGGTCGACGTCGGCGTGGAGATGCGCCTGCGCATGGACCCTGCCGTGACGCAGGTCGAACCCTTCCACTGGGTGGATGCCGACTGGCGCGGCCCGCACGACACCGGCGGCGTCTCGGTCTTCGTCTCCGGCATCGACGCACGGCCGGGCGGCATGATGTTCGCGCATGCGCTGCCGCCCGAGCTGCGAGCGCGGCTCAACGAACCCGACGCGGTGATCGTCGACCGCGCCGACCTCGGCAGCCTGGGCGTAAGCGTCGGCGAGAACGCCGTGATCAACGGACACCGCGTGCGCGTGGCCGGCGTCAGCAACGGCCTGCGCGCGCTGGGCGGCGTGAACGTGGTCGCCTCGCTCGCCACCGCGGCCGAGCTGGACACCGACCCGGCCAACGCCAACCGCATGACCTACTTCGTGGCGAAACTGCGCGATCCCGCGCAGGCGGACGCGGTGGCCGAGCGCCTGCGCGGCGCCACTTCGTTCGGCAGCTATGACGTGTGGACCGCGCGCGACTTCGCGCGCCGCTCGCAGCTGTACTGGATGTTCGATACCGGCGCCGGCGCCGGCGTGCTGTTCCTGGCCGGCATCGTGTTCCTGGTGGGCGCCGTGATCACCAGCCAGACCCTGGTCGCCGCGGTGATCGGCTCCGTGCGCGAGTACGCCACGCTCAACGCGCTCGGGGTAGGCGTCGGCGCGCTGCGCAAGGTGGTGATGGAGCAGGCGTTCTGGGTGGGTGCGATCGGCCTGGTCGGCAGCGCGGTGCTCGGCGGCATTTTCTTCGCCTTCGCGCGCAGCCGCAGCGTGCCGGTGGCGCTGGATCCGCTCACCACCCTCGCCTGCCTGCTGCTGGGCATGGGCCTGGCGATCGTGTCGGGACTGGCCGCGATGCGCAGCCTGCGCCGCGCGGACCCGGCGAGCCTGCTGAGGTAG
- a CDS encoding ABC transporter ATP-binding protein, whose product MAGAIPTHSSVSLQARGVTKSFESGRVRSTVLHDLTLDIRSGELTLISGPSGCGKSTLLAILSGLQRPDAGQVAALGQDLGQLDIRALERFRLLHTGFVFQGFNLFPALNAVEQVELPLSYLGLASAEARRRAVASLEEVGLGPRMRLRPSELSGGEKQRVAIARALAKQPELLFADEPTSALDAANGQIIIDILHRIARAHGTTVLCVSHDPRLVGHADRVLAMEDGRILSDRVQPSLPDAVPGLKESSA is encoded by the coding sequence ATGGCCGGCGCGATCCCCACCCACTCCTCCGTCTCGCTGCAGGCCCGCGGCGTGACCAAGTCGTTCGAGTCCGGCCGCGTGCGCAGCACGGTGCTGCACGACCTCACGCTGGACATCCGTTCCGGCGAACTGACCCTTATCTCCGGCCCCTCCGGTTGCGGCAAGAGCACGCTGCTGGCGATCCTCAGCGGACTGCAGCGTCCCGACGCCGGCCAGGTCGCCGCGCTCGGCCAGGACCTCGGTCAGCTGGACATCCGCGCGCTGGAGCGCTTCCGCCTGCTGCACACCGGCTTCGTGTTCCAGGGCTTCAACCTCTTCCCCGCGCTCAACGCGGTGGAACAGGTGGAACTGCCGCTGAGCTACCTGGGCCTCGCGTCCGCGGAGGCGCGCCGGCGCGCGGTGGCTTCCCTGGAAGAAGTCGGCCTGGGCCCGCGCATGCGGTTGCGGCCGTCCGAGCTTTCCGGCGGCGAGAAGCAGCGTGTGGCGATCGCGCGCGCACTGGCCAAGCAACCCGAACTGCTGTTCGCCGACGAGCCCACCAGTGCGCTCGACGCCGCCAACGGCCAGATCATCATCGACATCCTGCACAGGATCGCCCGCGCGCACGGCACCACGGTGCTGTGCGTCAGCCACGATCCTCGCCTGGTCGGCCACGCCGACCGCGTCCTCGCCATGGAGGACGGCCGCATCCTCAGCGACCGCGTACAGCCGTCGCTGCCGGACGCCGTCCCGGGCCTCAAGGAATCTTCCGCATGA